Genomic window (Helianthus annuus cultivar XRQ/B chromosome 3, HanXRQr2.0-SUNRISE, whole genome shotgun sequence):
CGCACATGATTTGACAttctgcatcatcttcttcgatagtCAGTCTATCCAGAATTTCTAAATTCATCAGAAGTTCATTTTCTCAGAAGAATTTGGTGAATAGGAATCGATCGCTTTGGTGAATAGGAATCGATCGATTTTTGATTAATTGTTATAATTTcgtttttggttttgatttaaGATCTTACGTTATGATTTTTGAGGTTTTGTTTGCCGTTTATCAGGTGTTTTGATCTTTAAtttgacgattttaaccttggcggtttcttttTTATTAATCCTATGTTGATAAATTTAATAGAAAAACGCGTTGTTTAAGAAAGATGATCCGACGGTTGTGGAtgaagcgtacataatgtacgattaggttatttgtatgataaccggcctctctctctctatatatatatattaaaaataccgggtatatatatatatatatatatattaaaaataccggcctctatatatatatatatatatagaaaatggccggttatttgtatgataaccggcctctatatatatatatataccggGTATATTTttggtaccgattcggtaccaacttttgccattttcggtaccggtttttaccctcaaatacagGTATCGTACCGTtgccgtaccaggtatattcggtaccggtacccacttttgggggtTTTCGGGACCGAGTTCAACCCTAACATCACCTTTGAGCCCATGCCACGTAGTaacgcaagtaattgcaccgtttagattacttttcatacacatggtaagtaaattgtattttgtttgaatgaggttttataaaCACAACTTCTTTTTTTCTTAGCTTTTttataatgaatgaattgtaacatgtaaaattaacttggatatttagattattgatgagcaagtAGTATCAGATCcggtaatcaaaccggtatcgtatcggtaccaaatttactataccaaatcattttcggtacccaCCTTTTGACGTTTTCAGAATCATTACTTTCAGTTCGACACCGGACTAGCACCATACATGTATTTActtatttttaccttcaaataccataccgtatagtaccgagcattttcggtgccggtacctaatttcgacgattttcgggatcggtactttcggtgccattaccggtaccgagctcatccatatgtTAACGTGTTAGTAACGtcataactgaactgaaaacaaccgaattttcaACGTATAGGACGTGTGGgtcttattattatatattagattatttaaaatcgttttttaggACGGAGTAACTATCGTTACTACGtcatttttatctatgttttgatattcggtatccgCTTACTATTGTTGACCCACATTTTGCAGATATTGGATCCCCACCGCAACACGAGATCAGAAAATCAACTAGTTAACTCAACAAATTATATAATCCCATAGTCATAATTTTTTCACTCTTTGGAAAAATAGTAACGACCAAGATGAGAGAGAAACAACATCCTCTTTATCTTTCTCCATTATCTATGATAATAAACCACTTTAACTTTGGTTGGAAACCCAAACATCCACCCTATTTTGTTGGTGATCCTGATCCCCCACCACCATGGGCCGTCGTCAGACCCATTTCCTCACTTTATTCCCTTCATTCTTTCTTTTGCGACTAACCCACTTTAATGTCTAAACTAATCTCACTTCTCAAGCATTAAAGTAGCTTGTCCCTCTTTGATCCTCGAGCCCTCCCTCATTTCTTCTGGGTCTTCTGTCTTTCTTATTAATGCTGCTTCATACCCACACACGCCATCTCATCATTTCCATTTGTTTATAACCATATCTATATTGTTTCATCAACCACCCGATTTTTGCCGACAACTTGTCTTCCGTACCACTGagcttgtttgtttgttttggatGCATGAACTTGTAGGGGGATTGTTGAAGCCATGAGAGATGGAAATTGTAAAACCAATAAGGTTTTCATTCTTGCTTGGTcgtagttttttttatttttattttttgtgtgtgtgtgtgtgtgtgtgtgtgttcactCTGATTGTATTCCGTTGTTGCTTTTGGTACCGGACTGTTATTGACTAGTGGCAGTCAGGTACCGGAAGCAACAGTATGCACCAAGCTGGATGGAGTGGGTATGTTCCCGCTTCTCCGTGCATTTGATTTTTATTGTACTTTGTACCAATCAACTCGAATTGGAGTGGACGCAATCAATTTTGTTTGATTCTTATGTTTTACTGATATATGGTTGGATTTGCAGCTCTCTTGGTCGAAGAAACTGGTGCGAAATTGGTTCAATATCAAGACGAAATCGGAAGAAACTCATGGGGATGATAATGGAGGTGGGTTTTTTTAATTGTGGAATTTGTAGGTGCactgcacaccaagtgtttgtttGAAATTTGAACTTGGTAACTCAAAAGGTTGATGCTATCATCTTAGGTAGCTTCAGTGAGAGGGAACCACCCGCAATCAAGAAATCCAAAACAGAGATATCGAGCAAGAGTACAGATGCGCGTAGGTGGGGAAGGGTGGATCTTGACCACCCACAGGTTATTAATGTGCAGAACTATAGGTATGGTTAAATCTCATGATTTTTTTTACCCTTTTTTGGTTTTGTACTTGTGATTGAACATTCTTTTTGGGTTCTTCAACCAGTATTTTTTCTGCTACATGGAATGTGGGAGGCAAATCTCCTTCAAGTAACATGAATCTTGACGATTGGTTACATGCTGCCCCCCCTGCTGACATTTATGTTCTCGGGTATTTATGATTTCTGTTCCGATTTCGGTTTCAGTTTATGTTTTTTAAATCGGTACACTAGAGCCGTATTACTTTGTCATTGGTCACGTTGGTCATTTCTTTGTTAGTCAAACACCCCATTCACTCTGTATGATTTGGTCCAAATACGACCCATATGACCATTTTCACCCAATCATATGACCTGCTTGATCACTTTTCGCTCTATCGTACGGCCTGTATGACATGTCAGTGGTGTTTCTATAGCGGGGTGCTTTAGTATTTCGATTTATGTATTTAACAATTTGGGTATGTTCTTTCAGGTTCCAAGAAGTTGTTCCTCTTAATGCTGCTAATATTTTGGGTGCTGAAGATAACGGGCCTGCGAAAAAATGGGTGAATCTAATACGTAGAACTCTAAACAATCGACCCGGATCAGGTGGAGGAAATATGTGCTACACGCCTTCTCCTGTTCCTGATCCGGTTGCTGAGTACGATGCTGATTTTGAGGGGTCAACAAGACATCAAACTTCAACGTTTTTTAACCGGCGGTCTTTTCAGGCGCCTCAAAGCTGGCAGAATGAAAACGAGCCGCACCTTGACCGGCGATACAGTGTATGTGACCGGGCAATCTTTGGTCAAAGACCAAGTGACTGCTCTTCGAGTCATAGACCGAGTGACTATTCTTCTTCTAGTCATCGGCCGAGTGACTACTCGGTGGGTTACAGACCGAGCGACTACTCATCTAGTCACAGGCCGAGTAATTACTCGTTGGGTCAAAGACCCAGTGATTATTCAAGATGGGGTTCGTCTGATGATGATTATGGCCCCATGGAGGATTTAACAAACAACAATAATTCGTTCTCACCGATGTCGAATACGGAAAATAATGGCCATTCAAGCTATTGTTTGGTTGCAAGTAAACAGATGGTTGGTGTTTTTCTTACGGTGTGGGTTAAGAGTGAATTGAGGGAACATGTTAGTAACATAAAAGTGTCTTGTGTTGGCAGAGGATTAATGGGTTATCTTGGGAATAAGGTATGATAACAATAATCATAATTTTATATTTAAAAGTAGAATGAAATGAAgtaattttttggttttttttttatttgcagGGATCAGTGTCTGTGAGTATATTGTTGCATCAAACAAGTTTTTGCTTTGTGTGTAGTCATTTGACATCTGGCCAGAAGGAAGGAGACGAGCTGAGACGGAACTCTGATTTCATGGAAATCACTAAGAAAACACGATTTCCGCGTGTTCAAGCCATTAAAGATGATAAATCCCCTGAGACGATACTTGAACACGAGTAATATAACTACTTCAACCCCACAAATTAGCTTCCTTTTCTTGTCGTGTTTACTTTTGGTTACTCGATTCTAGAAGATGGGGATAATTACTCGATTCTAGTAGAGGTGGCAATTTCAACTCATTgagtttttaaatattttttctcAAATGGAACGCGTCAAATTGGTTGAACGAGTCAAATGAACTGAAAATCATggtctattattattattattattattattattattatttattattaatacACAATGTTCCTAATAGTTTTTTACAGTTTTAAAACTTTAGTCATAATAAACacattaattatttataaaaGATTACAGGCAAATGGACAAAATATCATTAATGGGTCAACCTATTTTGGCTTGGCCCTAAAATGACCTATTTCAACCCGAACCATGTTGCCTGGTCCATCATCTTCAATCTCTGCGTATGGAATATTCGTATTAGCTTTTAATGAAATCGGTATCTGGATTCTGTTTAGCTAGGCTGACTGAACAAATAGTTGTTACATTCTGACAATTTGTACGTATTTTCAGTCGAATTATATGGCTAGGGGATCTAAATTACCGAATCGCCCTCTCTTATCGGTCAGCAAAGGCGCTCGTTGAAATGCAAAATTGGCGAGCATTGTTGGAGAAAGATCAAGTATGTCATTAATATTCATTTCTAGTTATAAATTATGAATTCAATATTGTTTTTTGTTACTAAACAACACATTTTTTTCTTGCAGCTGCGAATTGAGCAGAGAAGGGGTCGTGTTTTCCAAGGATGGAATGAAGGGAAGATATATTTTCCGCCAACATACAAATATTTGACGAATTCAGATAGATACACCGGAGACAATCTGCGCCATAAGGAGAAAAGACGAACACCCGCGTGGTAAATATTTTGATACCAgcagttttttttaataaaaaagaaaTACCCTTGTCGTATATTTATTGAAATCAGAAAAAATTTTCTTATGTGAAGGTGTGACCGGATCTTGTGGTATGGAAGAGGTCTTCATCAGTTATCATATGTACGCGGTGAATCGCGGTTTTCAGATCATAGACCAGTTTACAGCTTATTCTCGGCTGAGGTTGAGTTGGTCCATAGCCATTGTAGCACCGTGAGCACCGGTGTTCAATTCGAGGAGCTCTTGCCATACACAAACGGCTACACTGAACTCTGCTTTTTCTAACTCATCATCACCATGAGTGAACTAACCATACGATGCATGGATAGTGGCAGTGGCGGAAACAAAACTTTTCAACTGGCGGTCACAAATAGAAATTTTGTTGCTACATTGGCTTGAACGACCTGACAACTTGACAATTTAACGTCAAAATACAAAAACAGCGACGTTAATATCCATATTAATAGAAAATCTGGTCGGCTTGAGGGTCAACGGGCCTCGACTCCTGTTTTACTTCCGTCCATGTGTACGGATTCCTTGTTAGAATTAACATTTAGAATTTTTGAAGGAAACCAAATGATGACACACATGTCTAACTTAGTTGAGTATGCTTAGAGTATGATAGAATCATagtataaaaaaagaaaaaaaaaacaaatgtagATTATTTTAATTCTGAAGATTCTTTACATGTTGTTAGAAGGTACAAAAATGAGTAGAAATAATGATAGTGATTATTTGTGTCTTGTCTTGGTTAAAAGATAA
Coding sequences:
- the LOC110930622 gene encoding type IV inositol polyphosphate 5-phosphatase 7; translated protein: MRDGNCKTNKLSWSKKLVRNWFNIKTKSEETHGDDNGGSFSEREPPAIKKSKTEISSKSTDARRWGRVDLDHPQVINVQNYSIFSATWNVGGKSPSSNMNLDDWLHAAPPADIYVLGFQEVVPLNAANILGAEDNGPAKKWVNLIRRTLNNRPGSGGGNMCYTPSPVPDPVAEYDADFEGSTRHQTSTFFNRRSFQAPQSWQNENEPHLDRRYSVCDRAIFGQRPSDCSSSHRPSDYSSSSHRPSDYSVGYRPSDYSSSHRPSNYSLGQRPSDYSRWGSSDDDYGPMEDLTNNNNSFSPMSNTENNGHSSYCLVASKQMVGVFLTVWVKSELREHVSNIKVSCVGRGLMGYLGNKGSVSVSILLHQTSFCFVCSHLTSGQKEGDELRRNSDFMEITKKTRFPRVQAIKDDKSPETILEHDRIIWLGDLNYRIALSYRSAKALVEMQNWRALLEKDQLRIEQRRGRVFQGWNEGKIYFPPTYKYLTNSDRYTGDNLRHKEKRRTPAWCDRILWYGRGLHQLSYVRGESRFSDHRPVYSLFSAEVELVHSHCSTVSTGVQFEELLPYTNGYTELCFF